Proteins from one Gimesia maris genomic window:
- the tnpA gene encoding IS66 family insertion sequence element accessory protein TnpA produces MPISQPTQRADQRRNPDREAFWRQTISDRLQSGLSIRAFCEREGLSEPAYHYWRRELKKRDAENTAATSFLPIELPHQPLPTPIEIVFSHGTTVRVGNGCDRITLETVLAALEQRTC; encoded by the coding sequence ATGCCCATATCCCAGCCAACACAACGTGCCGATCAGCGGCGGAACCCGGACCGCGAAGCGTTCTGGCGACAAACAATTTCAGACAGGCTGCAGTCCGGGCTCTCGATCCGTGCCTTTTGTGAGCGTGAGGGACTCAGCGAACCAGCTTACCATTACTGGCGACGCGAATTGAAAAAGCGAGATGCCGAGAACACCGCTGCAACTTCCTTCCTGCCCATCGAGCTCCCTCACCAACCGCTTCCCACGCCGATTGAAATCGTGTTCTCACACGGCACCACGGTTCGCGTCGGAAACGGCTGTGATCGGATCACTCTCGAAACCGTGCTCGCCGCGTTGGAGCAGCGCACATGCTGA
- the tnpB gene encoding IS66 family insertion sequence element accessory protein TnpB (TnpB, as the term is used for proteins encoded by IS66 family insertion elements, is considered an accessory protein, since TnpC, encoded by a neighboring gene, is a DDE family transposase.), with translation MLNLPTRIYFCTVPTDMRKSFDGLLRMTETYLQQNVLDGGLFVFLNKKQDRIKLLYWDHDGLAIWYKRLEAGTYQRLSGPEGTHGLSLSSTDLALLLQGIDLTSVQRRKRYQISEKVSTS, from the coding sequence ATGCTGAATCTGCCCACCCGCATTTATTTCTGCACGGTCCCCACCGATATGCGAAAAAGTTTTGACGGCCTGCTGCGGATGACCGAAACCTACCTACAGCAAAACGTACTCGACGGGGGGCTGTTTGTGTTCCTCAACAAGAAACAGGATCGCATCAAGCTGCTGTACTGGGACCACGATGGTCTGGCCATCTGGTATAAACGGCTGGAAGCGGGCACGTACCAGCGTCTTTCCGGTCCAGAAGGCACACATGGTCTGTCTCTTTCGTCCACCGATTTGGCACTCCTGCTGCAGGGCATCGACCTGACCAGCGTGCAGCGCAGAAAGCGCTATCAGATTTCAGAAAAAGTATCGACTTCATAA
- the tnpC gene encoding IS66 family transposase: protein MNQKRSSLPNDVQSCHDMIHQLGETVGEQQREVEQLKHFIDRLLRQRFGARSEKIAPNQMSLFDEPEAAEEATDPEDDEPPPTTVSAHHRRGGGRNKLPDHLPRERVEHDLTESEKRCPCCDQTRQRIGEVSHEQLEFIPASLKVIEHVRFKYACRKCEEHVALAPAPVQPIAKGFAGPGLLSTILVGKYSDHLPLYRHESILSRNGVQLSRSTMSRWVLETAELLQPLTDLIKNRVLQSHVVHTDDTTIPVQDQRLSRTRTGRFWVYCGDAAHPYSVYDFTPNRERAGPQAFLKHFRGYLQADAYAGYEELYRSGRIHQVLCWAHARRKFYDARTVQPEAAHRALLFIQQLYAIEREAGELKLDLSQPADCERWWQHRRQLRQDKALPVLEQFRAWLTETSRVLLPKSPVAGAIQYLLSRWSGFTRYCTEGILSIDNNLAERTLRPCAIGRKNYLFVGSDRGGEAAAVHYSLMASCKANEVEPFAYLRDVLAQITDHAADRLEELLPDQWLKHHPEAHRPRRR from the coding sequence ATGAACCAGAAACGATCCTCATTGCCGAACGACGTCCAATCCTGCCATGATATGATTCACCAGTTGGGTGAGACCGTGGGAGAGCAACAGCGGGAAGTCGAGCAACTCAAACATTTCATTGATCGACTGCTGCGACAACGGTTTGGCGCCCGTTCTGAAAAGATCGCCCCCAATCAAATGAGCCTGTTTGACGAACCCGAGGCTGCCGAGGAAGCAACCGACCCCGAGGATGATGAACCTCCTCCCACGACGGTTTCCGCACATCACCGTCGTGGCGGCGGCCGCAACAAGCTGCCCGATCATCTGCCTCGGGAACGGGTAGAACATGACCTGACGGAATCCGAAAAACGCTGTCCCTGCTGTGACCAGACGCGGCAGCGAATCGGAGAGGTTAGCCACGAACAGCTGGAATTCATTCCTGCCAGCCTGAAAGTAATCGAGCACGTGCGTTTCAAATACGCGTGCCGGAAGTGTGAAGAGCATGTAGCACTGGCTCCTGCTCCTGTCCAGCCGATTGCCAAAGGTTTCGCCGGCCCCGGCTTGCTCTCGACGATCCTGGTGGGGAAATACTCAGATCATCTCCCCCTGTATCGTCATGAATCTATTCTCAGCCGGAATGGCGTACAGCTTTCACGGAGTACGATGAGCCGCTGGGTACTGGAAACCGCGGAATTACTGCAGCCGCTGACTGATCTGATAAAGAACCGGGTTCTGCAGTCGCATGTCGTGCATACGGACGATACGACGATTCCCGTCCAGGACCAACGGCTTTCCCGCACGCGGACCGGCCGGTTCTGGGTTTACTGCGGCGATGCCGCGCACCCGTATTCGGTCTATGATTTCACCCCGAACCGGGAACGCGCCGGTCCCCAGGCGTTTTTAAAACACTTTCGCGGTTATCTGCAGGCTGACGCGTATGCCGGCTACGAAGAGCTGTACCGCTCGGGCAGAATTCATCAGGTTTTATGTTGGGCACATGCGCGACGCAAGTTTTACGATGCGCGGACCGTGCAGCCGGAAGCCGCACACCGGGCATTATTGTTTATCCAGCAGTTATACGCGATTGAACGGGAAGCCGGCGAATTGAAATTGGATCTGTCACAGCCGGCGGACTGTGAACGCTGGTGGCAACACCGCCGACAGTTGCGACAGGACAAGGCGTTACCGGTTCTGGAACAGTTCCGCGCCTGGTTAACAGAGACATCGCGTGTGCTATTACCGAAAAGTCCGGTGGCAGGCGCGATCCAATATCTGTTAAGCCGCTGGTCCGGTTTTACGCGGTATTGTACAGAGGGCATTCTGTCGATTGACAACAATCTGGCCGAACGCACCTTGCGTCCCTGTGCTATCGGCCGGAAGAATTATCTGTTCGTCGGCAGTGATCGGGGCGGCGAGGCCGCCGCCGTGCACTACAGCCTGATGGCCAGTTGCAAAGCAAACGAGGTAGAACCGTTTGCCTATCTGCGCGACGTGTTGGCGCAGATCACCGATCACGCCGCCGATCGCCTGGAAGAACTGCTGCCGGACCAATGGCTGAAGCATCACCCGGAAGCCCACCGTCCCCGACGACGCTGA
- a CDS encoding reverse transcriptase domain-containing protein — MTSGSLTSFVNVPNRPDRAVLPLNIEHQVHSLRRDHRIPKVYGSNPRSFDIAKFAKYHNLCAVYEWLKQHGGQAAGVDGITFSDVSNTERNAILKQIARELTEGTYCPGLTREVPVPKGTNGGTRQLAIPTLFDRVVMKALLLCLNDYWRRILSGYGRDVWLIYAIMQQAIWREQKYVLAIDDIRNCYPSAPIEQVLHTQQSYLNQPDLMSLVERIIRGQCGPHHTTGLEQGSPYSPVAMESFLHNSLDTVMTVRFPGLTQLRYVDNTTYLCRDSNEGEQILQTANEILSEAQLRLKREDGPPQDIRDPNHNRTLLGLIPNWTNGEIQLSIPESAYSDLDTGMTMTKGSPKPVMATRRTMLGWINAVGPTLTNSIAPGIVDRVSSMALQKGFREFSRSELLNTAREARKRWLNLTRRYSR; from the coding sequence ATGACCAGTGGATCTCTCACCTCATTTGTAAATGTACCAAATCGTCCGGATAGAGCGGTGCTCCCGCTAAACATAGAGCATCAGGTACATTCTTTGCGCAGAGATCATCGCATTCCGAAGGTCTACGGCTCAAATCCGAGATCATTTGATATTGCGAAATTCGCTAAGTATCACAACCTGTGTGCAGTATATGAATGGCTGAAACAACACGGAGGACAAGCAGCTGGCGTCGATGGTATTACATTCAGCGACGTTTCAAATACTGAACGGAATGCGATCTTGAAACAGATCGCAAGAGAGCTGACGGAAGGTACGTATTGCCCTGGCCTAACTCGAGAGGTCCCGGTTCCGAAAGGAACAAACGGTGGAACTCGCCAATTGGCAATACCGACTCTGTTCGATCGAGTCGTAATGAAAGCACTTTTATTGTGCCTGAACGATTACTGGAGACGCATCCTATCAGGTTATGGAAGAGATGTGTGGCTAATATATGCGATTATGCAACAGGCGATCTGGCGCGAGCAAAAATATGTGCTGGCAATTGATGACATCAGAAACTGTTATCCCAGTGCACCGATTGAGCAAGTGCTACATACCCAACAATCGTACTTAAATCAACCAGACCTAATGAGTCTGGTAGAACGAATCATTAGGGGTCAGTGTGGCCCCCATCACACGACTGGACTCGAGCAAGGTTCGCCTTACAGCCCGGTCGCTATGGAGTCGTTTCTCCATAACAGCCTGGATACCGTGATGACAGTGAGGTTTCCAGGATTAACCCAACTGCGATATGTGGATAACACTACATATCTATGCAGAGACAGTAATGAGGGAGAACAGATCCTACAAACAGCAAATGAGATCCTGAGCGAAGCCCAACTAAGACTGAAACGCGAAGACGGGCCACCTCAAGACATCCGAGACCCAAACCATAACAGAACTCTACTGGGTCTGATTCCAAATTGGACAAACGGAGAAATCCAGCTATCCATACCCGAATCAGCATATTCAGACCTGGATACAGGAATGACAATGACAAAAGGCAGTCCCAAACCTGTCATGGCGACTAGAAGGACAATGCTCGGATGGATCAATGCTGTAGGACCTACCCTCACGAACTCGATAGCACCTGGTATAGTCGATCGAGTGAGCAGCATGGCTCTCCAGAAAGGATTCCGGGAATTCTCAAGATCAGAACTCCTGAATACTGCCAGAGAAGCTAGAAAACGCTGGCTGAATCTCACCAGGAGATACAGCAGATGA
- a CDS encoding IS3 family transposase (programmed frameshift), whose translation MTKRRSKRHTPEQIVRKLRDAEAMLNAGKTIGEVCQQLGGSEPTYHRWQTQYGGMKAEEAKRLKELEQENGRLKRLLAEAELDKAMLKEIAGGKLVSPSRKRQAVQHLQDTYDVSERRACQLLNQPRSSQRYQSEPPDDEPALLKQILDLVRRHPRFGYRRIGRMIQADGWKVNLKRIYRLWRREGLKVPRKQKKKRALGTGANACHLRRAERKNHVWCWDFIFDRTETGTTLKWLSVLDEYTRECLVLKVDRHITSEDVINVLAELFKTHGVPEHIRSDNGSEFVAQAIREWLKQIGVETLYIEPASPWENGYAESFHSRVRDEFMNCEIFENLRSARKQTDSWKEFYNEVRPHSSLGYLTPRQFSQQCISSSRTPSAFQRYTADTQLLS comes from the exons ATGACGAAACGACGTAGTAAGCGGCATACCCCGGAACAGATTGTCCGCAAGTTGCGTGACGCCGAGGCGATGCTGAATGCTGGAAAAACCATTGGCGAAGTCTGCCAGCAACTGGGGGGCAGTGAGCCGACCTATCACCGCTGGCAAACTCAGTACGGCGGGATGAAGGCCGAAGAGGCCAAACGGCTGAAAGAACTGGAGCAGGAAAACGGTCGGCTCAAAAGACTGCTCGCTGAAGCTGAACTCGATAAAGCCATGCTCAAGGAAATCGCGG GAGGGAAACTGGTAAGCCCTTCTCGCAAACGCCAGGCCGTTCAGCATCTGCAGGATACATATGACGTTTCCGAACGCAGAGCCTGTCAACTGTTGAATCAACCTCGCTCCAGTCAGCGCTACCAGTCGGAACCGCCCGATGACGAGCCGGCGTTGCTGAAGCAAATCCTGGACCTGGTACGTCGTCATCCTCGTTTTGGATATCGACGTATCGGCAGGATGATCCAGGCAGACGGCTGGAAGGTGAATCTCAAACGGATTTATCGTTTGTGGCGTCGAGAAGGGCTCAAAGTCCCCCGGAAACAGAAGAAAAAGCGTGCGTTGGGTACAGGCGCGAATGCCTGCCATCTCCGTCGCGCGGAAAGGAAAAACCATGTGTGGTGCTGGGATTTTATTTTTGATCGGACAGAAACCGGAACCACGCTCAAGTGGCTCTCCGTTTTAGACGAGTATACGAGAGAATGCCTGGTCTTGAAGGTGGACCGTCACATCACCAGTGAAGACGTGATCAATGTCCTGGCTGAATTATTTAAGACGCACGGCGTGCCGGAACATATCCGGAGTGACAACGGCAGTGAATTCGTCGCCCAGGCGATTCGTGAATGGCTGAAACAGATTGGCGTGGAAACGTTGTATATCGAGCCGGCCAGTCCGTGGGAGAATGGCTACGCAGAGAGCTTTCACAGTCGGGTGCGTGATGAGTTCATGAACTGTGAGATATTTGAAAACCTGAGATCCGCCCGGAAGCAGACAGACAGCTGGAAGGAGTTTTACAACGAGGTCCGTCCGCACAGTTCGCTGGGGTACCTCACCCCGAGACAATTTTCGCAGCAGTGTATCTCTTCCAGTCGGACTCCGTCCGCCTTCCAGAGATACACTGCTGATACCCAATTACTCTCATAA
- a CDS encoding DUF5682 family protein, producing MRSAPPDRDDLPEDVLKQMADCTTPWLIGVRHHSAALARGLPFLLDQYQPEAILLEMPPDFQRWLHYLGLPELEAPVALAACGDAKLLSFYPLADFSPELAAIRWADRHDVSVTLCDLDLTSMALLDSQEIPDENQSIGTSWLERLLAKTGVRDTGELWDKMVETPAVGSSPESIRRAALQFGWMIRHSSGGPSFHDVHREAAMRAAIQSAPTRTAVIVGAFHAAALLPEPVLWSAPAPLKQQAAGSPPKTLDTSLIPYSFTQLDQRSGYPAGIMDPVWQQSMLQVETVAAGNELVVDLAVKLCRELRQAGHVAGTPDAMEVVRFARDLSQLRGYQVPGRAEFLEAVETALVQGELLGRGRAVAAAAQTVLVGSKTGQLPAGTPRSGLALQIEAAIKRLKLPGPDSVSHEPRELRLDPLRSPLDRARAVVLRRLCLLNLSYAQRKDSAQTGHRENLTEVWRVQWTHATAATVEASGINGATLDQACQAFIQRIQHQAADGVESETQHPATLLARLNVAAECGLGNITKSLLLELQATFMQAASPSQLIEAASLLQRISAGHISGLPLDAEDAVPPDVELFQVQPELLKLRPLVETALSHLKGLLGSTDPADVILLTDLAAMITGELSGSVAGNQELSSLLPALRDQLSRLSRQGSPLMQGAAWGAQVAADLIAADVFQACLAGWYDAASTHEGRTKVSLRLNGLLVPLLPLVSVDPVWLSGLAERLGDSADDEFLVRLPALRKGFLSISPADRVRLLRDRLLILEPDGPRGSHLHHLENPERLAQSLVADRKGREAIANLFPDFPLRQLNIKDPFAKPIRVAEAPGEIPLADRWRLILGVKGCSTPKSQQVAGTLDQLYGGSEREGRGLQGDLASDRGGTEAAAPSVREWISDVERLFGKDVCEEVLGEAAVNGRAAVLEHLNHATVRPSVELLEQVLSLRGALSERELGLLRKLARNITERMAKQLANRLRPALHGLSIARPTRRRSPRLDFARTLNSNLHTAYRKSDGRISIAPTRLVYRLPAKRQMDWHLIFVVDVSGSMEASVIYSSMMAAIFSALPAIDVKFFAFSTQVIDFTGRVEDPLSLLMEIQIGGGTHIGLGLRAARESITNPSRTLVVLVTDFEEGVSVPELLSEVVMLSSSGAKLIGLAALNDEAKPRYHAGTAAAVVQAGMPVAAVSPERLAEWVGDQIRGGTA from the coding sequence ATGCGAAGTGCACCACCCGACAGGGATGACCTGCCAGAAGATGTTCTCAAGCAGATGGCCGATTGTACGACCCCGTGGCTGATTGGGGTCCGACACCATTCTGCTGCGCTGGCACGGGGGCTGCCCTTTCTGCTGGACCAGTATCAGCCTGAAGCAATCCTGTTGGAGATGCCACCCGATTTTCAACGCTGGCTGCATTACCTGGGGCTGCCAGAACTGGAAGCGCCTGTCGCGCTGGCTGCCTGTGGTGATGCGAAGCTGTTGTCCTTTTATCCGCTGGCGGATTTTTCCCCGGAACTGGCAGCCATACGCTGGGCTGATCGGCATGATGTTTCGGTGACTTTGTGTGATCTGGATCTGACTTCGATGGCCTTGCTTGACTCGCAGGAAATTCCGGATGAGAACCAGTCAATAGGTACCAGCTGGCTGGAGAGACTGCTGGCCAAAACGGGGGTTCGCGACACCGGGGAACTGTGGGATAAAATGGTGGAGACGCCCGCTGTCGGTTCCTCACCGGAGTCAATTCGCCGGGCGGCTTTGCAGTTTGGCTGGATGATCCGGCATTCATCCGGGGGGCCCTCTTTTCATGATGTACATCGCGAAGCGGCGATGCGCGCTGCAATCCAGTCTGCTCCCACCCGTACCGCGGTGATCGTCGGGGCGTTTCATGCGGCAGCGCTCTTGCCCGAACCTGTTCTCTGGTCAGCGCCTGCTCCCCTGAAGCAGCAGGCAGCAGGATCCCCACCAAAGACGCTGGATACTTCGCTGATACCTTATTCTTTTACCCAACTCGATCAGCGAAGCGGCTATCCTGCCGGGATTATGGATCCGGTCTGGCAGCAGAGTATGTTGCAGGTGGAAACGGTAGCAGCAGGTAATGAACTGGTCGTCGATCTGGCAGTGAAGCTTTGCCGCGAGCTTCGACAGGCAGGACATGTGGCAGGTACCCCGGATGCGATGGAAGTCGTACGCTTCGCTCGTGATTTATCACAGCTGCGGGGGTATCAGGTTCCGGGGCGAGCGGAATTTCTGGAAGCGGTCGAAACTGCTCTGGTGCAGGGAGAACTGCTGGGACGGGGGCGGGCTGTAGCGGCGGCGGCACAGACGGTATTAGTCGGATCGAAAACAGGGCAACTGCCCGCAGGGACACCACGCAGCGGTCTGGCATTACAGATTGAAGCCGCCATCAAGCGATTGAAGCTGCCGGGCCCTGATTCTGTGAGTCATGAGCCTCGCGAGCTGCGACTTGATCCGCTGCGTTCTCCCCTGGATCGTGCCCGCGCGGTTGTCTTGCGTCGTTTATGTCTACTCAACCTGTCTTATGCCCAGCGAAAGGATTCGGCACAAACCGGACACCGGGAAAACCTGACCGAAGTCTGGCGCGTGCAATGGACTCATGCGACTGCTGCAACGGTCGAGGCCTCCGGAATCAATGGGGCAACCCTCGATCAGGCCTGCCAGGCGTTCATTCAACGGATTCAGCATCAGGCTGCAGACGGGGTTGAAAGTGAGACACAGCATCCGGCAACCCTGCTGGCACGTCTGAATGTTGCCGCCGAATGCGGACTGGGTAACATTACGAAATCACTACTGTTAGAGTTGCAGGCAACGTTCATGCAGGCTGCCTCACCTTCACAACTCATAGAAGCCGCCTCACTCCTGCAGCGCATTTCTGCCGGTCATATCTCTGGTTTACCACTGGATGCGGAGGATGCCGTGCCTCCGGATGTTGAACTGTTTCAGGTGCAGCCAGAGTTGTTGAAACTGCGACCACTGGTAGAAACGGCGCTCTCACATTTAAAAGGGCTGCTTGGTTCTACTGACCCCGCCGATGTCATCCTGCTGACTGATCTGGCGGCAATGATTACAGGTGAACTCTCTGGCAGCGTGGCCGGGAATCAGGAACTGTCCTCACTGCTTCCTGCCTTACGGGATCAGCTATCACGGCTGAGCAGGCAAGGATCACCGCTGATGCAGGGCGCTGCCTGGGGGGCACAGGTTGCAGCAGATCTGATTGCGGCTGATGTCTTCCAGGCCTGTCTGGCAGGCTGGTATGATGCGGCGAGCACACATGAAGGACGAACGAAAGTCAGTTTGAGGCTGAATGGCCTGCTGGTGCCACTGCTGCCGCTGGTATCAGTTGATCCGGTCTGGCTGTCCGGATTGGCAGAGCGCTTGGGTGATTCAGCAGATGACGAATTTCTGGTGCGCCTGCCAGCGCTGCGGAAAGGTTTTCTTTCGATTTCGCCAGCTGACCGAGTCCGCTTGTTGAGGGATCGTCTGCTCATTTTAGAACCGGATGGCCCGAGAGGCTCACATCTGCATCATCTGGAAAATCCGGAACGTCTGGCTCAGTCACTGGTTGCCGATCGCAAAGGCCGTGAAGCAATTGCGAATTTATTTCCGGATTTTCCATTGCGACAGTTAAATATAAAAGATCCCTTTGCGAAACCGATACGAGTGGCCGAAGCTCCTGGAGAGATTCCACTGGCTGATCGCTGGCGGCTGATATTAGGTGTGAAAGGCTGCTCGACTCCGAAGAGTCAGCAGGTGGCAGGGACCCTGGATCAACTGTATGGCGGTTCGGAGCGAGAGGGCCGTGGTCTTCAGGGAGATCTGGCATCTGATCGGGGAGGGACTGAAGCTGCAGCGCCTTCCGTCCGGGAGTGGATTTCTGATGTCGAAAGGTTATTCGGTAAAGATGTTTGCGAAGAAGTTCTGGGTGAGGCTGCTGTCAATGGTCGTGCCGCGGTTTTGGAGCACCTGAATCATGCCACGGTGAGACCTTCTGTCGAACTGTTGGAGCAGGTGCTCTCATTACGCGGCGCACTTTCAGAACGTGAACTGGGTCTGTTGCGGAAACTTGCCCGGAACATTACCGAGCGGATGGCAAAACAGCTGGCGAATCGTCTGAGACCTGCTTTGCATGGATTGAGTATCGCCCGTCCGACGCGTCGTCGCAGTCCGCGTCTGGATTTCGCCAGAACATTGAATTCCAATTTGCATACCGCCTATCGCAAAAGTGATGGCCGGATCTCGATTGCTCCGACGCGTCTGGTTTATCGTCTGCCCGCCAAAAGGCAGATGGACTGGCATCTGATATTTGTGGTGGATGTTTCCGGATCAATGGAAGCTTCTGTGATATACAGTTCCATGATGGCCGCGATATTTTCAGCTTTACCGGCCATCGATGTCAAGTTTTTTGCCTTCAGTACACAGGTGATTGATTTTACCGGCAGGGTAGAGGATCCATTGTCGCTTCTGATGGAAATTCAGATCGGGGGAGGGACGCATATTGGCCTGGGGCTGCGGGCGGCGCGCGAGTCGATTACAAATCCGTCCCGGACGCTGGTGGTACTTGTGACCGATTTTGAAGAAGGTGTGTCGGTGCCGGAGTTGTTGTCTGAGGTGGTCATGCTGTCCAGTTCCGGTGCAAAGCTCATCGGATTGGCGGCTCTGAATGACGAGGCGAAGCCCCGTTATCATGCGGGAACAGCCGCGGCAGTGGTGCAGGCGGGAATGCCTGTCGCAGCCGTCAGCCCGGAACGACTGGCGGAGTGGGTGGGTGATCAGATCCGCGGAGGGACAGCATGA
- a CDS encoding ATP-binding protein: MAKKKAVRKSDRDQSAEASPMTDTAHRQQAPAEEKYAAQLTFLSAIDTSPRPAGWQLSPERVVDFLCGTDGESIRAPAAAKLPADFHRSMKLEAKFVGPRSLVERCVVTLAGERGLLLVGQPGTAKSMLGELLSAAISGTSALTIQGTAGASEDHLRYGWNYAMLLDQGPRPEALVPSPVLTGMKQGALVRIEEITRCLPEVQDALISILSERRLMIPELSGEAGSVFAAPGFNLIATANLRDRGVSEMSAALKRRFNFETVMPISDPQQEVQLVGDRSRAVLQESGITPEVDQRLLEILVTTFRDLRDGRTDEGWSVERPAAVMSTAEAVTVAAAITRQGAFFASQKDPVSLVPGYLLGVVFKDNSDDRDRLLAYWDGPVRRRSESDSLWKRMYDLRHVLEDAELEI, translated from the coding sequence ATGGCAAAGAAAAAAGCAGTCAGGAAGTCTGACCGTGATCAGTCTGCGGAAGCGTCACCGATGACAGATACAGCACACAGGCAACAGGCGCCCGCGGAAGAAAAATATGCAGCACAGCTGACGTTTCTGTCTGCGATTGATACTTCTCCCCGACCTGCCGGCTGGCAGCTCTCACCGGAGCGGGTCGTCGATTTTCTATGTGGTACGGATGGGGAATCGATTCGCGCCCCGGCTGCAGCCAAACTCCCCGCTGATTTCCACAGGTCAATGAAGCTGGAAGCGAAATTTGTCGGTCCACGATCTCTGGTAGAACGTTGTGTGGTCACACTGGCAGGCGAACGGGGACTGTTACTCGTCGGGCAGCCAGGTACGGCAAAAAGCATGCTGGGGGAACTGCTGTCGGCAGCGATCAGCGGAACCAGCGCCCTGACGATTCAGGGGACAGCGGGGGCGAGTGAAGATCATCTGCGATACGGCTGGAACTATGCGATGTTACTCGACCAGGGGCCACGACCAGAGGCACTTGTTCCTTCACCTGTGCTCACGGGGATGAAACAGGGGGCACTCGTGCGAATCGAAGAAATAACCCGCTGTCTACCTGAAGTGCAGGATGCGCTGATCAGCATTCTCAGCGAACGCCGCCTGATGATTCCCGAGCTCAGTGGAGAGGCCGGCAGTGTATTTGCCGCTCCGGGTTTTAATCTCATCGCGACCGCCAACCTGCGTGATCGGGGGGTGTCCGAAATGTCGGCAGCCTTGAAACGCCGGTTCAATTTTGAAACAGTGATGCCGATTTCAGATCCGCAGCAGGAAGTTCAGCTGGTAGGTGATCGGTCCAGAGCGGTCCTGCAGGAGTCCGGAATAACCCCAGAAGTGGATCAGCGGTTGCTGGAGATACTGGTGACGACATTTCGTGACCTGCGGGACGGACGAACGGATGAAGGCTGGTCGGTGGAACGACCGGCAGCTGTGATGAGCACAGCCGAGGCAGTGACCGTTGCTGCGGCCATCACACGACAAGGTGCGTTCTTTGCTTCGCAGAAAGATCCCGTCTCGCTGGTTCCCGGATATCTGCTGGGGGTGGTCTTCAAAGATAATTCGGATGATCGGGACCGACTGCTGGCGTACTGGGACGGCCCGGTTCGCAGGCGTAGTGAGAGTGACTCGCTCTGGAAGCGGATGTATGATCTGCGGCACGTACTGGAAGATGCGGAGTTGGAGATCTAG
- a CDS encoding DUF4132 domain-containing protein, which translates to MAAAESSVKSKAIEDISWLDAEKEYALGVHRGKLVCRNPKGKKLSAVPKWLKETELAEQLLALCEWLADHEMECQHRIETWMLRSLPVPRDAVEAVWADPVWSDALRNMVVTPLDAKGKANTEQTGLLRDVVAKKGIGVVDRDGETQWIKAAQILIPHPILIDGLEDLREISVDLKFSQAINQLFRTVFSATAAQQDLTRITDFQGGRFAQLNFVTSLCKRLGNPVRGGYACNKIWENSIPLEARFWVGDEYPESETSTGELIFVNEEQVPQKIEDVGPVTFSEGMLMASQIYAKRQVEKEEIDNS; encoded by the coding sequence ATGGCGGCTGCGGAATCGAGCGTCAAAAGCAAAGCGATCGAAGATATCTCCTGGCTGGATGCAGAAAAAGAATATGCATTAGGAGTACACCGGGGAAAACTGGTTTGTCGCAATCCGAAAGGGAAAAAATTAAGTGCCGTGCCCAAGTGGCTCAAAGAAACAGAACTGGCCGAGCAGCTTTTGGCGCTGTGCGAGTGGCTGGCCGATCATGAAATGGAATGTCAACACCGCATCGAAACCTGGATGCTGCGATCACTGCCGGTACCCCGCGATGCGGTAGAAGCAGTCTGGGCTGACCCTGTCTGGTCCGACGCATTACGCAATATGGTCGTGACCCCACTGGATGCCAAGGGCAAGGCGAATACTGAGCAGACCGGGCTGCTGCGAGATGTGGTGGCGAAAAAGGGAATAGGCGTTGTCGACCGCGACGGTGAAACCCAATGGATCAAAGCTGCCCAGATTTTGATTCCGCATCCGATTCTGATTGATGGTCTGGAAGATTTACGCGAAATTTCCGTTGATCTCAAATTTTCACAGGCGATCAATCAACTGTTCCGCACCGTCTTTTCTGCGACCGCAGCACAACAGGATCTAACACGCATCACGGATTTTCAGGGGGGGCGATTCGCGCAACTCAATTTTGTAACGTCCCTTTGTAAACGCCTGGGAAATCCGGTGAGAGGTGGTTATGCCTGCAACAAAATCTGGGAGAACTCCATCCCGCTGGAAGCGCGGTTCTGGGTGGGAGACGAATATCCCGAGTCGGAAACATCTACGGGAGAATTGATTTTCGTGAACGAGGAACAGGTTCCGCAGAAGATAGAGGATGTGGGACCGGTGACCTTCAGCGAAGGGATGCTGATGGCTTCACAAATTTACGCCAAGCGTCAGGTTGAGAAAGAAGAAATTGACAACTCATGA